TTAaaggtgttgttgtttttgtgttttttttaatacttcaTTAACAGAGGCaatattcttttctttttacagtatgtctaacTTAACCAACACAACGTTTGCATGTACACCGGGCAGTCTTTGTGGTGAGTGGACGGTTATGttcaatttatttgttatatatacacagttgaagtaagaattaatagcccccctgtttattttttttattttttattttttaacgaagcgaagattttttcagcacatttctaaacataatatttttaataactaatttctaataactgatttattttatttttgccatgatgacagtaaataatattttactagatttttttctagacactagaattcagcttaaagtgacatttaaaggcataactaggttaattaggttaactaggcagattagggtaattaggcaagttattgtataaggatggtttcttctgtagattaCTAATAAAGCTTAAAagtgccaataattttgaccttaaaatggtttttttaaaaattaaaaaactgcttttaatatatattataaaaaatattatcagatatactgtgaaaattatcttgctctgttaaacataatttggaaaatatttaaaatattcccaaaattttttttaaatgggtgaataataaataaataaacatacttatATGTATTTTGTTTGCTGCAGAGTAAGCGAGGCAAGAGCTGTAAAGAACACAACCCAGGATCATTGACAATATATGCCTCAGCAGCCTTCATCTTTGCAAAACGCAAAACATACATTCCACCGGatacattttgttgcatgttttggaAGACAAATCCAATAGAAGGcactagctgcgtcccaaatcgcatacttatgcactattctacggcattttgtagtataaatagtgtaagtagtgcgttcacattgaaaactctaaaaataataagtgcactttaattacccggatgatgcactcattcagctggtaaaattaagtgtggaatgatggacactccacgcactcaacgaccaaaggtttgctcacgtagcggaaggggtggagctattgggcgcacatgttggataactttatttattgtggatggtgaaagcaaaattctcctacgagagtgattatagtgcctcccaatggtgaatgcggttatacacATGGCAGGTataatttgatagtttggtcatttattttactgatttggcAACTGCCAAACGTCATCAGGCAAaaggtttgaatttccgcttagtaaaaaacattagtgctccatttgggacgacactacctaCATATACTATGCAGTTGAGTGTGTCAGAGcttaagtacatagtgcatgagtgcatagtgtatggtgtgccatttgagacgcagctagtgtctacatttttgcaaatctgaatgaTGTTACTTAGGTTATGTATAAACATAGggtatgtataaatatgttaaacagtgcagttgCATGATGCGATTCTGATTTCTGACTgaaggacaggacaggacaggattTCTTCTTCGAGTCAGGAATCAGGCTCATCAATGGCTCTCACTTGTTTATTAATGCTTGgaacagcggtgacgtaattttgacagtgaagtgttGCTCTATGGATTCGTATTTATAGTCAAGACTTTGTGTTTGTCGCTCAGTAGTGGTGAAACTGCATTTCATGTATGTAAAGTACATCAACTGTAAATGTTTAAGTACTACACAAGCAGACAAAGAAAATGGCTGTTCTTAACGCAGATTTTGGacttgtaccctcgtaaaattacatttaagttCTGTTTTCTTTTGAGAATTACACATGCATGGAATTGATTtatgcacaaaatatttataacaGTGTTTTCATTCCAtggttttgtggtatttatttggtgttgtgcaaagagcTGCACAAAATTATTGGTGTATTCATCTATAACATGTCCCTGTGagtatcattagtgtgaaaagaaacaaaagctgTACTGCATACTGCCCTGTAGGGTTCATTTGACCTAGTATctgcagtcaaacgtatgttAAAGTGTTAGTTTTTGTAGTTTCacaaaaaatgtaggctgaagcaggtatttccaatgagcctgtgtttcaAGAAACAGCCCTGTTTGAAATGTGGGAATCTACAGCATTGCCTAATATATGATCCATGAGGTGAGCTGCTTTTCTTGCTCGTCtcatttctagtctaaatatctataATGCTCAAACCAGCAAGAGTTTTCTTGACAAGTAAAAAAACTGTCTTGTATTTAGAAATAATAAgcaaaaattaagtgagtttttccttaaaacaagctaaataatcgaCCAACGAGGTAAGCAAAATAGtcattttttgctttgaaattagtttattttgcttaccccattggcagattatttttacCTCATCATCTAAACCAgcatttcccaaccctgttcctaaaggcacaccaacagtacacgttttcaacctcttcctaatcaaacacacctaaatcacatcatcagaacattagaagagactccaaaacctgaaatcaaTGCTTCAGATAAGGGAGGcatgcaaaatatgtactgttggtgtgcctctagaaacagggttgggaaacactgatctaaaccaATGCAACTGCATACAAGCAGAACTCCAAGTTTCATTGGTGTAGACTTCAACAAGTGAAAGGAAACCATCTctgtttattattcatattgtttttatttttccttgcaGAGGTGCTTTTTTATCAAGTCGAACTGATCGTCATTCCAGTTCTGTTCCTCTTGCTTTTTCTTGCTGTAATGATCATCTTGCTGGTGCTCAAATGCTCTCATAAGAAATCACATCATCACAGACACCACAGAAAGGAAAATAACCACACGCAACAACATCATAACACACAGAGATTGCAGAGAAGCAACAGACGACACCTGCAAGGCATTGACGGTAGCTACCGCTCTCTAAATACTCAAGTTGCACTGTTCTTTTTGTATATGTTCATCCAGATCATGCGcaataacaatgtttatttataggCCTCCCTGAGAGTGCATGACCACTATGCTAAATGAAAAGCTTCCCCTCCATGAATCATCAGTGTTTATTAAGCCTTGTGTATTGTTTAAGTTTACTACCCTTTGGTTTTTAATGACatattttgattgcaaagccttgacgcCAAATAATCATGCATGATCATGCAATAATTAtgcaaaaatgtcattataatgcaagtcaatggggcaaaaacagccacaaacatatcAAAAGGGTAGTAcgtttgcccagagtgtattgttgaatgtCTTTAAAATtcccaaaatgtgtgtcaaaataagatttgcaaccaaaaatcattccatttgctgaaatatAGAAAGCTGCAGCCAAataaagactcaaaatcaccccagagtgcatgaaaacatccctatcagcacacaagggttaagactATCTTAATTAGCAAGGTGATTGTTCAAAAATGGTCTGTCTTCTTGATTTACTTTCAAACAACAGCTCCAGCAGAACTGAACCCGATGGAACATGAGGTTATTCCCATGACAGAACAACCTCCGCATGATGTGCAGAATTCAGCTCCTGCAATCCCTCAACAAACCACAGAGAGGCATCCGAGCGCCTTCCAGCTGCTCTCTCCACTGCCCATCAGCTTCTCAGTGAAACAAGACAACTTCACGCTGCACAGAGCTGCCATCGACAGACAGCCAGTCATATTACGAGTGCTTAAAGGTAAATGGTATATTTACGACAAAAATAGTCAGATGTGcgtcacaattttttaaaaataagagatttataaattttatgaaagctaaataaattaGCTTTCCATTGGTGTATACTTTGTTAGGACGATATTTAGCTAAGGtacaaaatctgaaatctgagtatttaaaaaaattctaaatagtgagAAATTTACCTTTCAAGTTCTTAGCAatcatattactaatcaaaaattgagtttttatatttttacagaaaactcaaaaaactattttttgctgcttgtttaaactactcatttaaaatgagctgaatgaacataattcttaaggttttaggaggacaacttaattattttatgttcaatctacttaaatttgtaaaaacaattaagttaacttaatcgatttgtgttggagcaTCATGatcgtgtggaacccagcattatttataGTGAAGGAAATGTACTAAATATATTAATGGAACATGATATTTActtcatattttaatgatttctggcataaaaggaaaatctatcattttgacccatacaatgtatttttggttattgCTATTAgctgttattgtttttttaacgtatatttcagtttttatttcaagtttagtgttattaattgtatgtgtttttgccATTTGTATTAGTTTTTTATATCTCTATTTAGCTTTAAATGAATTTTAGTTTAATGAAGTTCTTCGATTTCATTTATTGATTGAATTTTTTTCAATCAGTTATCAAGTAAACATTACTAATTTCCATACAATTTCATATCATTTTTCTACtttttgtacaaaaaaataattctactttttgtacattaaataaaagttgaaactatttttacacttttaatgAATAACAGTAATGACATTAGGATGGATATGCAATTTgacaaacaataacaaaacaaccTCTACTCCtttaaatgtatgtaaaacaCAATTCTGAAGACGTGCTGACCTactgatctatctatctaaagtgctcagcataattgagttcactccatattgaaaatgaatagttttatccatttctcagtgaatataggcaacatattttggagaatttgaacaaaacagatttattaaacagatatattaataaaaaaatattttagtcgcCAAGCATATCTAGAAAttcaaagataatacaattaaattcaagcaaaatattgcaaaaacaaatacaacCTATAAAAATTCCAactaaatttttccttttttttttttttttttggttttcttgaattttcctcttttttgaagtttgtaattaatatttttctttaacatgtacatttgggtgtactagtttttgaaccattatcgtaagttattttgttagataagttccagatttggcttagtacagactaatctaatgtatctgcacaaatataatattgtatagcttcctattaaaaatgtgaatttaatggatagatttgtgaggggtgtacgtatctgtctatctatctatctatctatctatctatctatctatctatctatctatctatctatctatctatctatctatctatctatctatctatctatctatctatctatctatctatctatctatctatctatctatctatctcacttAATCTAGTCAGTGTTGGTTGATCTTGAATAAAACTAGTTACCTTAAAATATTTACCCATTAACTACTGTACATTACATGCTGTGAAATATTTTATATCtcattatgattattgttatatcATAATCATTATGAATCTGAAGTAAATGTTTGTCTCACCTGTTGTTAAAGCGTTACATGGTGACCAGAAAGTTGTTGGTTTGATTCTTATAGTGATAAAACACACACCTCATCATCACTGTTGCCTTCACTTCACTAAGATCATCCCTAGACAGATAAAACAAGAGATAGTATGACACTAGACACTATagattgataaaaataaaataaaaaaaatcacaccgaCATATGCAATCGTACTTTTCTCTCCAATTTTCCCCATGTAGAATCAGCCAATGCCAGAGAGTGCCAGACTTTCCTGGGGTTTTCTCACTTCCTGTCAGAGCTGGGTCCACATGTGTCACTGCCCAAACTGCTGGGTGTGGTGAGTGCACGGACACCATTGATGATGGCGATGGAGGAGCTGGAGCACAGAGACCTGCTGGGCTTCCTGTGGAGGTGCAGACAGGTAAGTGAATAATGCTTAATTCTCTGTTTAGCGCTGGACCAAAACATGACATGACACCATGAACTTGCCTGACGGGTTCAGGCTTATTTCTCAGGCTGGCATACGAATTTCACTTTGTAACAGGAAGTTGGGTGTGGGACAAATAGACTGAAATGGAATGAAAATGGAATGTACCTATTTTTAGTTCTAAACTTACATGAACTGTGAAACTGCGTCAAAAATAACAACAGGATAGTGATGTATGGGAAAATATTCCTGTCCTAATGGtcattttattacataaaaaGCAGAAATTCTGACAAATAAACTCCTATAAAATTATGCATTTAACAATTTTGaaatgggtgacatggtggcttagtggttaggactgtcacctcacagcaagaaggtcactggttcccggctgggccagttggcatttctgtgtggagtttgcatgttctccccgtgttcgcgtgggtttcctccgggtgctccggtttcccccacagtccatttgacataaaataaattggtcatgtatgtgtttgaatgagtgtgtattgatgtatcccagtactgggttgcagctggaagggcatccgctgtgtaaaacatatgctggataggttggcgctTCGTTCCGCTGTGAT
This DNA window, taken from Danio aesculapii chromosome 19, fDanAes4.1, whole genome shotgun sequence, encodes the following:
- the styk1a gene encoding tyrosine-protein kinase STYK1 isoform X1, whose protein sequence is MSNLTNTTFACTPGSLCEVLFYQVELIVIPVLFLLLFLAVMIILLVLKCSHKKSHHHRHHRKENNHTQQHHNTQRLQRSNRRHLQGIDAPAELNPMEHEVIPMTEQPPHDVQNSAPAIPQQTTERHPSAFQLLSPLPISFSVKQDNFTLHRAAIDRQPVILRVLKESANARECQTFLGFSHFLSELGPHVSLPKLLGVVSARTPLMMAMEELEHRDLLGFLWRCRQDHTGQAAPCDMTERRIFTMGAQIASALEYLHSKNCIHGNVKARSVLVGRDLSVKLWGLGPAYHRKANAGSIEDIEEIEMRKWQAPELLARQPLHQSSDVWSFGILLYEMVTLGEAPFPNIMASELLQHLQRENTLKRPPYCSNTLYSIMKSCCKWRAKDRVSLAELIRKLQSGERSANDQAVLRVSELLDMEKYMREAGYGESLNFAVL